From the Bacillus sp. FJAT-22090 genome, the window TCTGAATTTTCTAAGGCGTTGATTTATTAACCTGCCGCTTAAGTTCAATAAGAAAATAGATTTTACTCCTTCTTGAAGTAAAGCACCCGTTAGTTGAATAAGAAAAAAGAATTGCTTATGGCAACTCATGAGCTTAAACTAAACATCTATTAATATAATTTTTCGATTTATTTTGCTTTAAGTTCTCTCATACTTCACTAAAAATGGAGAAAACATAGAACCTATAATAGCAATGCTGATACTTATCATTATTGTTGCAAATCCATTGAATGGCGTCAAAAAATAAGCGAATATAAACATTGGTAAAATAGTTAGACCTACTACTATTAATCTAGAGGTAAAAGTTAATTTATGTTCGGTACTACATTTAATGCATTGAATAGGTTTATAACCATTTAACAATGACAAATAAATAATTTTCCATTTAAAATTGGTATTACAAGAATCACATTTTTGAATACTCATCTTTACCTCCTATAAAACAATTTACTCTTGAAGTACAATCATTCACACACTCTTATCATTACTCTGCATGTTGTGGTTCAATTCCACTTTCTTCTACCGATGTGCTACTTCTTGTTTTCTTTGATAACTTGCAATGAATTAGCTACCCAAAAAAGTATTGTAATGATTACAATAATAAATATGTTTGGTTCTATATTTGAAATAATTGTATATAAAATCAAAAACCCAAGAAACATAGTCATACTACTAATATTTGTACTTGTAAAAAGTTTAGAAAAAACTTTCAATACCAACACTCCAATCTAGTGATTTACTTGATGTTGACTTTAACTTTTTGTTCAACTAACCAGTTACTTGAATAGCTTTTCTTATATTAACTACTTCGATGTCCTTCCAAATTCACCTTCTTGTTGAACTAAACTGCCCCGTTAGTTGAACAAGAAAAAAGAGCCGTCTATGCAGCTCATTGATCTTTTACTAAACGCACCCGTTAG encodes:
- a CDS encoding TIGR04104 family putative zinc finger protein; protein product: MSIQKCDSCNTNFKWKIIYLSLLNGYKPIQCIKCSTEHKLTFTSRLIVVGLTILPMFIFAYFLTPFNGFATIMISISIAIIGSMFSPFLVKYERT